The Daucus carota subsp. sativus chromosome 2, DH1 v3.0, whole genome shotgun sequence genome includes a window with the following:
- the LOC108210188 gene encoding uncharacterized protein LOC108210188: MGRRPNDSEPSRWVTMVLLLMGLVSCSLVYMFMSVAFRPTSVDQRLDLESVVKEEGELGEESAGGCCRGIENLELWGSAVKWGTDFKFNTSEECCQACKKLCTGNDGPCLCDSWVFCGNQEACGPKFGECWLKKQKDTLAPERQEVGESVSWTSGLVFGKGEGIVALETELGTLHIKLLPDCAPHSVNYILQLLELRHCAGCRFYRAESRGESWDSEGNHIKDASLGPPFALVQGVIEPQGVIFNKIPREDCPTIKRGSVAWVGSGPEFFISLANHEEWRKTYTVFGTVLPEDMAIAEKISELPTEADVWNNINVSVLEKPLPLMLKRIKTNSGDLNLNQKARSK, from the exons ATGGGTCGGAGACCAAACGACTCCGAGCCCAGTAGATGGGTCACAATGGTGCTTTTGCTCATGGGTCTTGTTTCTTGTTCTTTGGTTTACATGTTTATGTCTGTGGCTTTTAGACCCACCAGTGTTGATCAAAGATTGGATCTTGAGAGTGTGGTTAAGGAAGAGGGTGAATTGGGTGAAGAGAGTGCGGGTGGGTGTTGTAGAGGGATTGAAAATTTGGAGCTTTGGGGGTCTGCTGTGAAATGGGGGACTGATTTTAAGTTTAATACTTCAGAGGAGTGTTGTCAGGCTTGTAAGAAGCTGTGTACTGGGAATGATGGGCCTTGCTTGTGTGATTCTTGGGTGTTTTGTGGGAATCAGGAGGCTTGCGGGCCTAAATTTGGCGAG TGCTGGTTGAAGAAACAAAAGGATACTTTGGCCCCCGAGCGACAGGAAGTAGGAGAGTCAGTCAGCTGGACGTCTGGCCTTGTTTTCGGCAAAGGAGAG GGAATTGTTGCGTTGGAAACGGAGCTTGGAACACTTCATATCAAA CTTCTGCCCGACTGTGCGCCACATTCAGTAAATTACATTCTCCAGCTATTGGAGTTGCGCCACTGTGCTGGATGTCGTTTTTACCGTGCAGAAAGTCGAGGGGAGTCTTGGGATTCAGAAGGGAACCACATAAAAGAC GCATCTTTAGGTCCCCCATTTGCACTTGTCCAAGGAGTTATCGAACCTCAAGGAGtcatatttaacaaaattcCCAGGGAAGACTGTCCAACAATTAAAAGAGGTTCAGTTGCATGGGTTGGTTCAGGTCCAGAATTCTTTATAAGCCTAGCCAACCACGAAGAATGGAGAAAGACATACACTGTTTTTGGCACCGTACTTCCTGAAGACATGGCAATTGCAGAGAAAATCTCAGAGCTTCCAACAGAAGCAGATGTGTGGAACAACATCAACGTGTCAGTCTTGGAAAAACCTTTACCCCTAatgttaaaaagaattaaaacaaatagCGGAGATCTAAATTTAAATCAGAAAGCAAGAAGCAAGTGA
- the LOC108206859 gene encoding cationic amino acid transporter 6, chloroplastic codes for MEDINQPTRPDEISFFSYLHSLARTPHRLRKRMLATWTPDQELNQLRLRSGANMKRKLMWYDLVALGVGGMLGAGVFVTTGRVARSNSGPSVFLSYIIAGVSALLSSLCYTEFSVQIPVAGGAFSYLRVTFGEFVGYFAGANILMEYVLSNAAVARSFTEYLCCVFGENDPNSWRVEVNGLVKGYNMLDFPAVALVILLTLCLCHSTKESSMINLVMTVFHVIFFGFIIIAGFCNGSSENLVKPGGLAPYGVKGVLDGAAIVYFSYIGYDSVSTLAEEIKNPSKSLPVGIVGSVLIVSVLYCLMALALCMMVPYDKISDSASFSIAFQTKGWKWAGNVVGAGASLGIIASLLVAMLGQARYLCVIGRARLVPSWFAKVHPSTGTPLNATITLGVCQATIALFTELNIVIEMISIGTLLVFYLVANALIYRRYVISNNNLPLHTLLYLFILSCISLGLSLLWKLNQQWWSMVLCGVSMIIVTAIFQYIVPCVPRSSEWSVPFMPWPAAISIFLNVFLMTTLPKLSYQRFGIWACLITLFYVLYGVHSTYQGEDLEEASVDGVTLNSSNQTKVEIQVH; via the exons ATGGAGGACATCAATCAACCAACAAGACCTGACGAAATTTCTTTCTTCAGTTATCTTCATTCACTCGCCAGAACGCCTCATAGGCTTAGGAAGAGAATGTTAGCTACATGGACACCAGACCAAGAACTTAATCAGCTGAGGCTAAGGTCTGGTGCAAATATGAAGAGAAAACTCATGTGGTATGATTTGGTAGCTCTCGGAGTTGGAGGTATGCTTGGTGCTGGAGTTTTTGTCACAACTGGTCGTGTGGCCCGAAGTAATTCTGGTCCTTCTGTTTTCTTATCCTATATTATTGCCGGTGTATCAGCTCTGCTGTCTTCTTTGTGCTATACCGAGTTCTCAGTACAGATTCCAGTTGCTGGTGGTGCCTTTAGTTATCTAAGGGTGACCTTTG GAGAGTTCGTAGGTTATTTTGCTGGGGCAAATATATTGATGGAGTATGTTCTCTCAAATGCTGCTGTGGCAAGAAGTTTTACGGAGTATTTGTGCTGTGTATTTGGAGAAAATGATCCCAACTCATGGCGAGTTGAGGTGAACGGACTGGTGAAAGGCTACAACATGTTGGACTTCCCAGCTGTTGCTCTAGTCATACTTCTCACTCTTTGTCTATGCCACAG TACCAAGGAGAGCTCCATGATAAACCTTGTAATGACAGTCTTCCATGTGATCTTCTTCGGGTTTATTATAATTGCTGGTTTCTGCAATGGATCTTCTGAGAACTTGGTGAAGCCTGGAGGTTTGGCTCCTTATGGTGTAAAAGGTGTTCTTGATGGTGCTGCAATCGTTTATTTTAGCTATATCGGCTATGACTCTGTTTCAACCTTGGCAGAAGAGATTAAGAACCCTTCAAAGAGTCTTCCAGTGGGCATTGTGGGTTCAGTCCTCATTGTTTCTGTTCTTTATTGTCTAATGGCATTGGCATTGTGTATGATGGTTCCTTATGACAAG ATATCAGATAGTGCATCTTTTTCAATCGCCTTCCAAACGAAAGGTTGGAAATGGGCTGGCAATGTTGTTGGAGCTGGTGCAAGCCTCGGGATTATTGCTTCTCTTCTGGTTGCCATGCTTGGCCAAGCTAGGTATCTTTGCGTTATTGGAAGGGCGAGACTTGTTCCATCCTGGTTTGCCAAGGTTCATCCTTCAACAGGCACCCCACTGAATGCAACCATCACCTTAG GAGTTTGTCAAGCAACAATTGCACTTTTTACTGAACTAAACATTGTAATTGAAATGATCTCCATTGGCACACTCTTGGTGTTCTACTTAGTGGCAAATGCACTTATCTATCGTCGTTATGTGATTAGTAACAACAATCTACCACTGCACACTCTCCTCTACCTCTTCATACTCTCATGCATCTCACTTGGCCTCTCGTTACTCTGGAAACTCAATCAACAGTGGTGGAGTATGGTACTGTGTGGCGTTTCCATGATCATAGTCACCGCCATTTTCCAGTACATTGTCCCCTGTGTACCAAGGTCATCGGAATGGTCAGTTCCCTTTATGCCATGGCCAGCAGCTATATCAATCTTCCTCAATGTGTTCCTCATGACTACACTACCAAAACTGTCATACCAGAGGTTTGGCATATGGGCTTGCCTGATAACATTGTTCTATGTGTTGTATGGAGTTCATTCAACATACCAAGGAGAGGATCTGGAGGAGGCTAGTGTTGATGGAGTAACTCTAAACTCATCTAACCAAACCAAAGTGGAGATCCAAGTTCATTAG
- the LOC108209730 gene encoding uncharacterized protein LOC108209730 — translation MTTIEAAPAKIPRKFPPPCWTQEEALALIEAYRERWYALRRGYLRTADWDSVADAVGQRCPGASPAKTSAQCRHKMEKLRQRYRAEKQRSHSYPGRFFSSWFYFDSMDAMENGTSPGDGSNQVTVVEHNSVPLGFNLKNTSKKIANDFPSPNVDHEGVLFRGGFRVKGVNDRNTVPLGFRLKNSDKIDAKLNPNVGYRVPSGYPFYLNGGSDEENENNGSQFEGGSSDYRAEKFGNGGIRIKTPSDQMMPPSFRARKVGKFEGKVDREYECDDGGGYDGVGEDGDGEYWVKVPHDRNSAPVGTRQKFSNKNDRNSSPSVDPRFMNGFPSQARSDYDRKSGSNGVKRGRNPIEDMVSSIKSLGEGFVKMEKMKMEMAKEIEKTRMDMEMKRNELWIESQQQIVDALVKGLFEKKVKSPDS, via the coding sequence ATGACGACCATTGAAGCCGCTCCGGCCAAGATCCCCCGGAAGTTTCCGCCGCCGTGTTGGACCCAAGAAGAAGCTTTGGCTTTGATTGAGGCTTATCGTGAGAGATGGTACGCTCTCCGCCGTGGGTACCTCCGCACCGCCGATTGGGACTCGGTGGCTGACGCCGTCGGTCAACGCTGCCCTGGTGCGTCTCCGGCGAAGACGTCGGCGCAGTGCCGCCACAAGATGGAGAAGCTTAGGCAACGTTATCGGGCGGAGAAACAGCGGTCTCATTCGTATCCAGGTCGGTTCTTTTCGTCATGGTTTTATTTCGATAGTATGGATGCTATGGAGAATGGAACATCACCCGGTGATGGATCCAATCAGGTTACTGTTGTTGAACATAATTCCGTGCCGCTAGGTTTTAATTTGAAGAATACTAGTAAGAAAATTGCGAATGATTTTCCGAGTCCTAATGTTGATCATGAGGGTGTTTTGTTTCGAGGGGGGTTTCGTGTTAAAGGTGTGAATGATCGGAATACGGTGCCTTTAGGATTCAGGTTAAAGAATTCAGATAAGATTGATGCGAAATTGAATCCTAATGTTGGGTATAGAGTTCCAAGTGGTTATCCGTTTTATTTGAAtggtggttcagatgaagaaaatgagaataatggcAGTCAATTTGAAGGCGGGTCTTCCGATTATAGGGCAGAGAAGTTTGGTAATGGTGGGATTAGGATTAAAACTCCCAGTGATCAGATGATGCCGCCTTCTTTTAGGGCTCGAAAGGTGGGCAAGTTTGAGGGGAAGGTCGATCGTGAATATGAATGTGATGATGGTGGTGGTTATGATGGCGTTGGTGAAGATGGTGATGGCGAGTATTGGGTGAAAGTACCCCATGATAGAAATTCAGCTCCGGTGGGAACAAGGCAAAAGTTCAGTAACAAGAATGACAGGAACTCGAGTCCTAGTGTTGATCCTAGGTTCATGAATGGGTTTCCTTCCCAAGCAAGATCTGATTATGACAGAAAGAGTGGCAGTAATGGAGTTAAGAGAGGGAGAAATCCAATTGAAGATATGGTTTCGTCTATTAAATCCCTTGGGGAAGGATTCGTGAAGATGGAAAAGATGAAGATGGAGATGGCGAAAGAAATTGAGAAGACGAGAATGGATATGGAGATGAAGCGGAATGAGTTGTGGATTGAGTCACAACAACAGATTGTGGATGCTTTAGTGAAGGGTTTATTTGAAAAGAAGGTGAAATCCCCTGATTCATAG
- the LOC108208108 gene encoding uncharacterized protein LOC108208108 translates to MDCNSAFRFWGLVVLMSLVLSGGLEVKRVSAKMSAAQCKEERRIGINACKPVIYGKNPSADCCLRVRVSHVECVCPVVTPKLAALVDLNRAIRLIQGCGRRVPRHFKCGSLTTP, encoded by the exons ATGGACTGCAATTCAGCATTTAGGTTTTGGGGTTTGGTGGTGCTGATGAGCTTAGTGCTTTCGGGGGGATTGGAAGTGAAAAGAGTGAGTGCAAAAATGAGTGCAGCGCAGTGCAAGGAGGAGAGAAGGATCGGGATTAATGCGTGCAAGCCTGTTATTTACGGCAAGAATCCTTCGGCTGATTGTTGCCTTCGAGTCAGGGTGAGCCATGTGGAGTGTGTTTGCCCTGTTGTCACACCAAAGTTAGCTGCACTGGTTGATCTCAATCGCGCTATACGCCTCATTCAGGGCTGTGGAAGGAGAGTTCCTCGCCACTTCAAGTGCGGAA GTCTCACCACTCCATGA